One Cucumis sativus cultivar 9930 chromosome 1, Cucumber_9930_V3, whole genome shotgun sequence DNA segment encodes these proteins:
- the LOC101213903 gene encoding malate dehydrogenase, chloroplastic, translating into MAATSVTSLSIGATASLNTKLNLFSQSKSASPRINSLKLQSFCGLKADSSLRCDSESSFLGKQSSAALWRHLAPSAQRENLNLCKSLQPQASYKVAVLGAAGGIGQPLALLIKMSPLVATLNLYDIANVKGVAADISHCNTPSKVQDFTGPSELANALKGVDVVVIPAGVPRKPGMTRDDLFNINAGIVKSLVEAVADNCPDAFIHIISNPVNSTVPIAAEVLKQKGVYDPKKLFGVTTLDVVRANTFVAEKKNLKLIDVDVPVIGGHAGITILPLLSKARPSVSFTDEQIQELTIRTQNGGTEVVEAKAGAGSATLSMAYAAARFVESSLRALDGDSDVFECTFVESDLTELPFFASRVKLGKKGVEAFVTSDLHGLSEYEQKALEALKPELKASIEKGIAFAHKQAVAA; encoded by the coding sequence ATGGCAGCAACATCAGTAACTAGTTTGTCAATTGGAGCAACTGCATCACTTAATACTAAACTCAACTTGTTTTCCCAGTCAAAGTCTGCTAGCCCAAGAATCAATTCATTGAAGCTTCAGAGCTTCTGTGGCCTCAAGGCAGATTCATCCCTTCGTTGTGACTCAGAGTCATCTTTCCTAGGGAAACAGAGCAGCGCTGCCCTATGGCGTCATCTTGCTCCTTCAGCACAAAGAGAGAACCTGAATTTATGCAAAAGTCTTCAACCTCAAGCCTCGTACAAAGTTGCTGTTCTTGGAGCTGCTGGAGGAATAGGTCAGCCTCTGGCACTTCTCATCAAGATGTCGCCGTTAGTTGCCACCTTGAACCTTTATGATATTGCAAATGTGAAGGGTGTTGCTGCTGATATTAGCCACTGTAACACTCCCTCAAAAGTTCAGGATTTCACTGGACCTTCTGAATTAGCCAATGCTTTAAAAGGTGTAGATGTTGTTGTCATACCTGCTGGGGTTCCGAGAAAGCCCGGTATGACTCGTGATGACCTCTTCAACATAAATGCTGGCATAGTAAAAAGTTTGGTCGAGGCTGTTGCTGATAACTGTCCCGATGCTTTCATCCATATCATTAGCAACCCTGTGAACTCAACTGTTCCAATAGCAGCAGAAGTTCTAAAGCAGAAGGGTGTGTATGATCCAAAGAAGCTTTTTGGGGTTACTACATTGGATGTTGTCCGCGCAAATACTTTCGTTGCTGAAAAGAAGAACCTTAAACTGATTGACGTTGATGTCCCGGTTATTGGTGGACATGCTGGAATAACAATTCTTCCATTGCTATCAAAGGCACGCCCTTCAGTAAGTTTTACAGACGAACAAATTCAAGAACTGACTATTAGAACTCAAAATGGGGGAACCGAAGTTGTGGAAGCAAAGGCTGGGGCAGGATCTGCTACCCTTTCAATGGCATATGCTGCAGCAAGATTTGTCGAATCATCTCTTCGTGCTTTGGACGGAGACAGTGATGTATTTGAGTGCACTTTTGTGGAGTCTGATCTAACTGAGCTTCCCTTCTTTGCATCAAGGGTTAAGCTCGGGAAGAAAGGAGTTGAAGCCTTTGTAACGTCTGATCTCCACGGTTTATCTGAGTACGAGCAGAAGGCACTTGAAGCTCTAAAGCCAGAACTGAAGGCAAGCATTGAGAAGGGCATTGCTTTTGCACATAAGCAAGCTGTGGCTGCTTAA
- the LOC101221755 gene encoding geranylgeranyl diphosphate reductase, chloroplastic, translating to MASVALKSFTGLRQSSTEKPHFITQTKANQNPQFRRRFYVAAAKTSPKIAGRNLRVAVVGGGPAGGSAAETLARGGVETFLFERKLDNCKPCGGAIPLCMVGEFDLPLDLIDRRVTKMKMISPSNVAVDIGQTLKPHEYIGMVRREVLDAYLRDRAAENGANVINGLVMKLELPKNQNAPYVLHYTAYDGKKGGVGEKMTLEVDAVIGADGANSRVAKAIDAGDYDYAIAFQERIKIPDDKMVYYENLAEMYVGDDVSPDFYGWVFPKCDHVAVGTGTVTHKADIKKFQIATRNRAKDKILGGKIIRVEAHPIPEHPRPRRLAGRVALVGDAAGYVTKCSGEGIYFAAKSGRMCAEAIVEGSENGKRMVEESDLRKYLEKWDKTYWPTYKVLDVLQKVFYRSNPAREAFVEMCADEYVQKMTFDSYLYKKVVPGNPLDDLKLAVNTIGSLVRANALKREMEKVSL from the exons ATGGCCTCCGTTGCCCTCAAATCCTTCACTGGCCTCCGCCAATCCTCCACGGAGAAGCCTCATTTCATCACCCAAACGAAGGCCAACCAAAACCCCCAATTTCGGCGCCGTTTTTATGTCGCTGCTGCTAAAACTAGTCCTAAAATCGCCGGTCGGAACCTAAGAGTTGCGGTGGTTGGCGGTGGTCCTGCTGGAGGATCAGCAGCTGAAACTCTCGCCAGAGGCGGCGTTGAGACTTTCTTGTTCGAGAGGAAGCTCGACAACTGCAAGCCCTGTGGTGGTGCGATTCCTCTGTGTATGGTCGGTGAATTCGATCTTCCGTTGGACTTGATTGACCGACGTGTCacgaagatgaagatgatatCTCCATCGAACGTCGCCGTCGACATTGGACAGACCCTAAAGCCTCACGAGTACATTGGGATGGTTCGGCGAGAGGTTCTGGACGCGTATCTTCGGGATCGAGCAGCCGAGAATGGTGCTAATGTGATTAATGGCTTGGTCATGAAATTGGAACTTCCGAAGAATCAAAATGCACCGTATGTTCTTCATTACACTGCGTACGACGGGAAGAAAGGAGGTGTCGGAGAGAAGATGACATTGGAGGTCGACGCCGTGATCGGTGCGGACGGAGCTAATTCTCGTGTTGCTAAGGCCATTGACGCCGGCGATTACGATTACGCCATAGCATTTCAG GAGAGAATCAAAATCCCAGATGACAAAATGGTATACTACGAGAATCTTGCAGAGATGTACGTAGGTGACGACGTATCGCCGGATTTCTACGGTTGGGTGTTCCCAAAATGCGACCATGTCGCGGTCGGCACCGGCACAGTGACTCACAAAGCCGATAtcaagaaatttcaaatagCCACACGAAACAGAGCAAAGGACAAGATCTTAGGAGGGAAGATCATCCGAGTTGAAGCACATCCAATCCCAGAGCACCCTCGTCCACGACGACTAGCTGGGAGAGTAGCACTCGTCGGGGATGCAGCTGGGTACGTGACGAAATGCTCTGGCGAGGGAATATATTTTGCAGCGAAGAGCGGGAGAATGTGCGCAGAGGCAATCGTTGAAGGATCGGAGAATGGGAAGAGAATGGTGGAGGAATCGGACTTGAGGAAGTACTTAGAGAAATGGGATAAAACTTACTGGCCAACTTATAAGGTGCTGGATGTGTTGCAGAAGGTGTTTTACAGGTCGAATCCGGCGAGGGAAGCTTTTGTGGAGATGTGCGCCGATGAGTATGTGCAGAAGATGACATTCGACAGTTATTTGTATAAGAAAGTGGTTCCTGGGAATCCATTGGATGACTTGAAATTGGCTGTGAATACCATTGGAAGCTTGGTGAGAGCTAATGCTTTGAAGAGGGAGATGGAGAAAGTTAGTTTATGA